In Flavobacterium gelatinilyticum, a genomic segment contains:
- a CDS encoding sensor histidine kinase, whose product MKRRINLLIAFSVLALVVLTTVQCYLVKTAYDYKVAQFHTQIKNEIGQITNNYSDIDSALTAKKETLYKKLSENYIQGKNTRLDIKKGVLETEFQSAITQQLQRKFERDLPNFKIDFAIVLNKFILYKNTQKADTIFSEKPFIQNKLYGNLTSLNHAFLVRSYVGTTNGIFENQDYKLLTEDSMYVSVIDWEMIILRRMAFILVLSLLSILTLISLFVIAIKALIKQKKVSDVKTDFINNITHELKTPLATLGISTKILEQKNIRDNDENFNSIVNTISRQNNRLQSLIDQVMANSLAENEIELQKEKIDTEDFLLSIVNDFKLTFPKIDIKTDFGTSKTVLILDKFHLTTAFLNVLENAVKYGSNSITVKTKIVDKQFSISFEDDGIGIAKNKQALLFEKFYRVEQGNLHNTKGLGLGLYYVNQIVKAHQGSVSVISDLGKGTQFTILLKV is encoded by the coding sequence ATGAAACGAAGAATCAATTTATTAATCGCATTTTCTGTGCTTGCCCTTGTGGTTTTAACAACGGTGCAATGTTATTTGGTAAAAACGGCTTATGATTATAAAGTTGCGCAGTTTCATACGCAGATTAAAAACGAAATTGGTCAGATTACCAATAATTACAGTGATATCGATTCGGCATTAACCGCTAAAAAAGAAACGCTTTACAAGAAACTTTCAGAAAATTATATTCAGGGAAAAAATACCAGACTTGACATTAAAAAAGGTGTTCTGGAAACCGAATTTCAAAGTGCGATAACACAACAGCTTCAAAGAAAATTTGAAAGGGATCTTCCTAATTTTAAAATTGATTTTGCGATTGTCCTCAATAAATTTATCCTTTATAAAAACACACAAAAAGCTGATACTATTTTCTCAGAAAAACCTTTTATTCAAAACAAACTTTACGGAAACCTGACTTCATTAAACCACGCTTTTTTGGTTAGAAGTTATGTAGGAACAACAAACGGAATTTTTGAAAATCAAGATTATAAATTATTGACAGAAGATTCAATGTACGTTTCGGTTATCGACTGGGAAATGATTATTCTGCGAAGAATGGCTTTTATACTGGTTTTGTCCTTATTGTCGATTTTAACACTGATAAGTCTGTTTGTAATTGCCATAAAAGCTTTGATTAAACAAAAGAAAGTCAGCGATGTAAAAACTGATTTTATCAATAATATTACCCACGAACTCAAAACGCCGCTGGCAACCCTTGGAATCTCGACAAAGATTCTGGAGCAGAAAAATATTCGTGATAACGATGAAAATTTTAATTCGATTGTAAATACAATTTCTCGTCAGAACAACAGGCTTCAGAGTTTGATTGACCAGGTTATGGCAAATTCACTCGCTGAAAATGAAATCGAACTGCAGAAAGAAAAAATTGATACCGAGGATTTCCTGCTTTCCATCGTAAATGATTTTAAACTTACTTTTCCAAAAATTGATATTAAAACTGATTTCGGGACTTCAAAAACCGTTTTAATTCTGGATAAATTTCATCTGACAACCGCGTTTTTAAATGTTCTGGAAAACGCCGTAAAATACGGTTCGAATTCCATTACAGTAAAGACAAAAATTGTCGATAAGCAATTCTCTATAAGTTTTGAAGATGACGGAATTGGCATTGCCAAAAATAAACAGGCGCTCCTTTTCGAGAAGTTTTATCGTGTTGAACAAGGAAACCTGCACAATACAAAGGGTTTAGGTTTAGGTTTGTACTATGTAAATCAAATCGTAAAAGCGCATCAGGGATCTGTAAGCGTGATCAGCGATTTAGGAAAAGGAACTCAGTTTACTATTTTATTAAAAGTTTAA